One Peptostreptococcus equinus genomic window carries:
- the thiW gene encoding energy coupling factor transporter S component ThiW, producing MNKLIEIENEKNNNKVNNYTNHKKMIIGGLLIGISVIGSFISFPIMGSKCAPVQHIVNVLAAVILGPAYAVAMAFISSFLRNIMGLGSILAFPGSMIGALLAGIVYKKTKNILTTCVGEAFGTGIIGGLCAYPIALLFMGKVASQLAFYVYIVPFLVSTVVGSIIGGVIAISLKKTDII from the coding sequence ATGAATAAATTAATTGAAATTGAGAATGAAAAAAACAATAATAAAGTCAATAATTATACCAATCATAAAAAGATGATTATTGGAGGCTTATTAATAGGTATATCAGTTATCGGAAGCTTCATATCCTTTCCTATAATGGGGAGTAAATGTGCACCAGTTCAGCATATTGTAAATGTATTGGCTGCAGTGATTTTGGGTCCAGCTTATGCTGTAGCTATGGCTTTTATATCCAGTTTTTTGAGAAATATTATGGGATTAGGTTCCATACTAGCTTTTCCAGGTAGTATGATTGGAGCTTTGTTGGCAGGAATTGTATACAAAAAAACTAAAAATATATTAACAACTTGCGTGGGGGAAGCATTTGGTACAGGCATAATAGGAGGTCTTTGTGCATATCCAATAGCCCTATTGTTTATGGGAAAAGTAGCATCACAATTGGCATTTTATGTATACATCGTTCCATTTTTAGTATCTACTGTTGTAGGATCGATAATAGGTGGAGTAATAGCAATCTCTCTAAAAAAGACAGATATTATCTAG
- a CDS encoding MBL fold metallo-hydrolase, with amino-acid sequence MKKLVKNNVNWVGFIDWDLETFHGDDYSVMNGSSQNAYLIKEGKNVLIDTVWKPHDDTFVKNLKQEINLKDIDYIIINHGEVDHSGALPALMEEIPDTPIYCTANAVKSLTGQYHKKWNFNVVKTGDKLDIGNGKELIFVEMKMLHWPDSMATYMTGDNILFSNDAFGQHFAAEELFNDKADQCLLFKEAMKYYANILNPFSKLVSKKIDEIVALNLPIDIIAPSHGVIWRENPLQIVELYAKWAASYQEDQVTVIYDTMWEGTAQIARRIASEIAVQSPNTRVKTFNISKYDKNEIMTEVFKSKSIALGSPTVGNDILSSVSGWIHFLKELKFQNKKAAAFGCYGWSGESVKVLQKSLKDAGFEVVDENIRVNWNPREEDLEKAKEIASALLK; translated from the coding sequence ATGAAAAAATTAGTAAAAAACAATGTAAACTGGGTAGGTTTTATTGATTGGGATTTGGAAACTTTCCACGGAGATGACTATAGCGTTATGAATGGTTCAAGCCAAAACGCCTATCTAATTAAAGAAGGAAAAAATGTTTTAATTGACACTGTATGGAAGCCACATGATGATACATTTGTAAAAAATTTAAAGCAAGAGATAAATTTGAAAGATATAGACTATATCATTATAAACCATGGTGAAGTTGACCATTCAGGTGCTCTTCCAGCACTTATGGAAGAAATTCCTGATACTCCTATCTATTGTACCGCAAATGCAGTAAAAAGCTTAACAGGACAATACCATAAAAAATGGAATTTCAATGTAGTTAAGACTGGGGATAAACTAGATATAGGTAATGGAAAAGAATTGATTTTTGTTGAAATGAAGATGCTTCACTGGCCAGATTCAATGGCTACATATATGACTGGAGATAACATTTTATTCTCAAATGATGCTTTTGGTCAACACTTTGCAGCAGAAGAATTATTCAATGACAAAGCAGATCAATGCCTATTATTCAAAGAAGCTATGAAATATTATGCCAATATTTTAAATCCATTTTCTAAACTAGTTTCAAAGAAAATCGATGAAATTGTTGCTCTAAATCTTCCTATTGATATTATTGCTCCTAGCCATGGCGTAATCTGGAGAGAAAATCCTCTTCAGATAGTAGAATTATATGCCAAGTGGGCTGCTTCTTATCAAGAAGATCAGGTAACAGTTATCTACGATACAATGTGGGAGGGTACAGCTCAAATAGCCAGAAGGATTGCATCCGAAATAGCTGTGCAATCGCCAAACACTAGAGTAAAAACTTTCAATATTTCAAAGTATGATAAAAATGAAATAATGACAGAGGTGTTCAAATCAAAATCCATAGCACTTGGCTCTCCTACAGTTGGAAATGATATTCTCAGCAGCGTATCAGGTTGGATACATTTCTTAAAAGAATTGAAGTTCCAAAACAAAAAAGCAGCAGCATTTGGTTGCTACGGATGGTCCGGAGAAAGTGTGAAAGTTCTTCAGAAAAGCTTAAAAGATGCTGGATTTGAGGTAGTGGATGAAAATATTAGAGTAAATTGGAATCCAAGAGAAGAAGATTTAGAAAAGGCAAAAGAAATCGCATCAGCACTACTAAAATAA
- a CDS encoding Crp/Fnr family transcriptional regulator, with product MSCSCNSCSNKIAFCTSSINLFKDLPMEVQAHIVSNVTHFEANANQIIIREGQKAEHMLIIREGKVKLNKFDSEGKEYILDILISGDTIGEDSFMQKELFDYNVETLSHSKFCQISKKQILDLVYENSQFAVSFVELLCKKLTTSNDKINLLMSSSAYKRIVTFILERDQRLNGKPISLTVDDIAASTNLRRETVSRKLRDLQKDNVIKRTGQKKLEIINRKKLFDIFYEN from the coding sequence ATGTCATGCTCATGTAATTCATGTTCTAATAAAATTGCTTTCTGTACAAGTTCTATAAATTTATTCAAAGATTTACCAATGGAAGTTCAAGCTCATATTGTTTCTAATGTTACACATTTTGAGGCCAACGCAAACCAAATCATTATAAGAGAAGGCCAAAAAGCTGAACATATGCTAATAATAAGGGAGGGTAAGGTAAAACTAAATAAGTTTGATTCAGAAGGAAAGGAATATATTCTAGATATATTAATAAGTGGAGATACTATAGGCGAAGATTCTTTTATGCAAAAAGAATTATTTGACTATAATGTTGAAACACTAAGTCATAGTAAATTTTGCCAAATATCAAAAAAACAAATATTAGATTTAGTATACGAAAATAGTCAGTTTGCCGTTTCTTTCGTCGAACTATTATGTAAGAAATTAACTACTAGTAATGACAAAATAAATCTTTTGATGTCCAGTAGTGCATATAAAAGAATTGTAACTTTTATACTTGAAAGAGATCAAAGATTAAATGGAAAGCCCATTAGTCTCACAGTAGATGATATAGCTGCCAGCACAAATTTAAGAAGAGAAACTGTTAGCAGGAAGCTTAGAGATTTGCAAAAAGACAATGTGATAAAAAGAACTGGACAAAAGAAATTAGAGATAATAAACCGTAAAAAATTATTTGATATTTTCTATGAAAATTGA
- the hemC gene encoding hydroxymethylbilane synthase — protein sequence MKLIAGSRGSRLALVQTKSVIKKIKSIYPDIDVDIKVIKTKGDKILDKALDKIGDKGLFVSEIERQLLSKDIDFAVHSLKDMPSQLMEGLKLTKSPKRADSRDVIILNSKYDKQEDIIGWIRNSKNIKIGTSSKRRSAQLMEINSDLDIVPIRGNIDTRIEKIEKENLDAIVLAAAAMQRLNISGENIYYFDKEEFIPAPAQGALAIEIRKEDSKLEEIFEQISHKKSNFEISAERSFLYSINGSCHVPVGAVTIWREKSIELKAIFGDEDITKLEIDSISIELDNDYLENNYEKIYNNLDLAEKMGRDLASKLSNKF from the coding sequence ATGAAGTTAATTGCAGGAAGTAGAGGAAGCAGATTAGCCCTAGTTCAGACAAAATCTGTCATTAAAAAAATAAAAAGTATTTATCCGGATATTGATGTTGATATAAAAGTGATAAAGACTAAGGGAGATAAAATATTAGACAAGGCTTTAGACAAAATTGGAGATAAAGGTTTATTTGTATCAGAAATAGAAAGACAGCTACTTTCAAAAGATATAGATTTTGCTGTACATAGTCTAAAAGATATGCCATCACAATTAATGGAGGGATTAAAACTAACAAAATCTCCGAAAAGAGCAGACTCAAGAGATGTTATAATTTTGAATAGTAAATATGATAAACAAGAAGATATAATTGGATGGATAAGAAATTCTAAAAATATCAAAATAGGAACTTCAAGTAAGAGAAGATCTGCACAGCTTATGGAAATAAACTCTGATTTAGATATTGTACCCATTAGGGGAAATATAGATACTAGAATTGAAAAAATAGAAAAAGAAAATTTAGATGCTATAGTTTTAGCTGCAGCTGCTATGCAAAGACTAAATATAAGTGGAGAAAATATTTATTACTTTGATAAGGAAGAATTTATACCAGCACCAGCACAAGGTGCATTAGCTATTGAAATTAGAAAAGAAGATTCTAAATTAGAAGAAATATTTGAACAAATAAGTCATAAAAAGAGTAATTTTGAAATATCAGCAGAGAGAAGTTTTTTATATTCTATAAATGGATCATGTCATGTACCAGTTGGAGCTGTAACTATATGGAGAGAAAAATCTATTGAACTAAAAGCAATATTTGGTGATGAAGATATAACTAAATTAGAAATAGATAGCATATCAATAGAACTTGATAATGATTACTTAGAAAATAATTATGAAAAAATATATAATAATTTAGATTTGGCAGAAAAAATGGGTAGAGATTTGGCATCCAAATTGTCAAATAAATTTTAA